Proteins encoded by one window of Sardina pilchardus chromosome 7, fSarPil1.1, whole genome shotgun sequence:
- the ndnl2 gene encoding necdin-like 2 — MSQRKRLSASQNKAPNRAAVQHQQAEVESDDEEDVSFTQPTSTQVQRARENFTPVQVDRKVAEVVQFILIKDQKKGPIRRADIAKHVIKEYRAMYAEIMKRVCRTFEQVFGLKLVEIDPKSHVYILINKLESMPEEPVCLIPGNPKYGLLFTVLSVIFMKGGVVKEALVWNFLKKLRVDAGEKHDIFGDVKKLVTDEFVRQKYLEYVRIPHTEPVEFEFRWGVRAEKEVAKKKLLEIVAELFEQDPQSWTQQYREATAAESQSQR, encoded by the exons ATGTCACAGAGGAAGAGGCTCTCGGCCTCCCAAAACAAAGCCCCAAAT CGAGCAGCGGTACAGCATCAACAAGCAGAGGTAGAGTCGGATGACGAAGAGGATGTGTCATTCACCCAGCCAACTTCAACACAAGTCCAGCGTGCGCGAGAGAACTTTACTCCTGTCCAGGTTGACCGCAAA GTGGCAGAGGTCGTCCAGTTTATCCTAATCAAGGACCAGAAGAAAGGGCCCATACGAAGAGCAG ACATAGCAAAGCATGTCATCAAAGAATACCGGGCTATGTATGCAGAGATCATGAAGCGTGTCTGCCGTACTTTCGAACAG GTGTTTGGGCTGAAACTGGTGGAGATCGACCCGAAAAGCCATGTGTACATCCTCATCAACAAACTGGAGTCTATGCCTGAAGAGCCAGTCTGCCT GATCCCCGGGAACCCCAAATATGGCCTCCTCTTCACCGTTCTTAGTGTCATCTTCATGAAGGGCGGAGTTGTCAAAGAAG CACTCGTGTGGAATTTCCTGAAGAAGCTGCGGGTGGATGCTGG AGAGAAGCACGACATCTTTGGAGATGTGAAGAAGTTGGTGACCGATGAATTTGTACGACAGAA ATATCTGGAATATGTGAGAATCCCACACACTGAACCAGTAGAGTTTGAGTTTCGCTGGGGTGTCCGTGCTGAGAAGGAAGTCGCCAAGAAGAAGCTTCTGGAGATCGTGGCAGAG CTGTTTGAGCAAGACCCTCAGAGCTGGACCCAACAGTATAGGGAGGCCACAGCAgcagagagccagagccagagataG
- the si:dkey-96f10.1 gene encoding 6-phosphofructo-2-kinase/fructose-2,6-bisphosphatase isoform X3, which produces MSLKRTELTQNPLQKIWVPWMSSKLSRRRGSSVPQFTNSPTMIVMVGLPARGKTYISKKLTRYLNWIGVPTKVFNVGQYRRDAVRTYKNFEFFRPDNEEAMKIRRACALSALQDVGTYFMQEHGQVAVFDATNTTRERREVILSYAKDNGYKVFFIESICDDPEIIAENIKQVKLSSPDYIDCDKEEAVADFLKRIECYKVTYVPLDDNKDSHLSYIKIFNVGSRYLVNRVQDHIQSRIVYYLMNIHVTPRTIYLCRHGESELNLLGRIGGDSGLSPHGSQFAAALGRYIKSQNIPDLKVWTSHMKRTIQTAEALRVPYEQWKALNEIDAGVCEELTYEEIQANYPEEFALRDQDKYRYRYPKGESYEDLVQRLEPVIMELERQENVLVTCHQAVMRCLLAYFLDKSAEELPYLKCPLHTVLKLTPVAYGCKVESVFLNVEAVNTHRDRPADDEPAFCPMPPYRNARAKPMASPSPTRAPRLPDLGVTRLSLQNVDVDREPEEALLTVPDHI; this is translated from the exons ATGTCCCTCAAACGCACGGAGCTGACGCAGAATCCGCTGCAGAAGATATGGGTGCCTTGGATGAGCAGCAAGCTGAGCCGCCGGAGGGGGT cctcTGTGCCGCAGTTCACAAACTCGCCCACCATGATCGTGATGGTGGGCCTGCCTGCCAGAGGGAAGACCTACATCTCCAAGAAGCTCACGCGCTACCTCAACTGGATAGGGGTCCCCACCAAGG TGTTCAATGTGGGTCAATATCGGAGGGATGCAGTACGAACGTACAAAAACTTTGAGTTTTTCCGTCCGGACAATGAAGAGGCCATGAAAATTCGCAG agcATGTGCTCTTTCTGCTCTGCAGGATGTTGGGACTTATTTCATGCAGGAGCATGGACAGGTGGCG GTGTTTGATGCCACCAACACCACTCGAGAAAGAAGGGAGGTCATCCTCAGCTATGCCAAAGACAATGGCTACAAG GTCTTTTTCATAGAGTCCATTTGTGATGATCCTGAAATCATCGCTGAGAACATCAAG CAAGTGAAGCTCAGCAGCCCAGACTATATCGACTGTGACAAGGAGGAGGCGGTGGCTGACTTCCTGAAGAGGATCGAGTGCTACAAGGTCACCTACGTCCCCCTGGACGACAACAAAGACAG TCATCTGTCCTACATAAAGATCTTTAACGTGGGCTCTCGGTACCTGGTGAACCGGGTGCAGGACCACATCCAGAGCCGCATCGTGTACTACCTGATGAACATCCACGTCACGCCGCGCACCATCTACCTGTGTCGCCACGGCGAGAGCGAGCTCAACCTCCTGGGCCGGATTGGTGGGGACTCGGGGCTGTCCCCACATGGTAGCCAG TTTGCTGCTGCCCTCGGGAGGTACATCAAGAGTCAGAACATCCCAGACCTGAAGGTCTGGACGAGTCACATGAAACGCACCATCCAGACAGCCGAGGCCCTGCGTGTTCCCTACGAGCAGTGGAAAGCACTCAACGAGATAGATGCG GGCGTCTGTGAGGAGCTGACCTACGAGGAGATCCAGGCAAACTACCCCGAGGAGTTTGCCCTGAGGGACCAGGACAAGTACCGCTACCGCTACCCCaagggagag TCGTACGAGGACCTGGTGCAGCGGCTGGAGCCGGTCATCATGGAGCTGGAGCGGCAGGAGAACGTGCTGGTCACCTGCCATCAGGCCGTCATGCGCTGCCTGCTCGCCTACTTCCTGGACAAGAGCGCGG AGGAGCTGCCCTACCTGAAGTGTCCCCTAcacacagtcctgaagctcacaCCAGTCGCTTATG ggTGTAAGGTGGAGTCTGTGTTTCTGAACGTGGAGGCGGTGAACACCCATAGAGACAGGCCTGCG GACGACGAGCCCGCGTTCTGCCCCATGCCCCCCTACCGCAACGCGCGGGCAAAGCCCATGGCAAGCCCCTCCCCCACCAGAGCCCCGCGCCTGCCGGACCTGGGGGTCACCCGTCTTAGCCTGCAG AACGTGGACGTCGACCGAGAGCCAGAGGAGGCACTTCTGACCGTTCCAGACCACATCtag
- the si:dkey-96f10.1 gene encoding 6-phosphofructo-2-kinase/fructose-2,6-bisphosphatase isoform X4 — translation MSLKRTELTQNPLQKIWVPWMSSKLSRRRGSSVPQFTNSPTMIVMVGLPARGKTYISKKLTRYLNWIGVPTKVFNVGQYRRDAVRTYKNFEFFRPDNEEAMKIRRACALSALQDVGTYFMQEHGQVAVFDATNTTRERREVILSYAKDNGYKVFFIESICDDPEIIAENIKQVKLSSPDYIDCDKEEAVADFLKRIECYKVTYVPLDDNKDSHLSYIKIFNVGSRYLVNRVQDHIQSRIVYYLMNIHVTPRTIYLCRHGESELNLLGRIGGDSGLSPHGSQFAAALGRYIKSQNIPDLKVWTSHMKRTIQTAEALRVPYEQWKALNEIDAGVCEELTYEEIQANYPEEFALRDQDKYRYRYPKGESYEDLVQRLEPVIMELERQENVLVTCHQAVMRCLLAYFLDKSAEELPYLKCPLHTVLKLTPVAYGCKVESVFLNVEAVNTHRDRPANVDVDREPEEALLTVPDHI, via the exons ATGTCCCTCAAACGCACGGAGCTGACGCAGAATCCGCTGCAGAAGATATGGGTGCCTTGGATGAGCAGCAAGCTGAGCCGCCGGAGGGGGT cctcTGTGCCGCAGTTCACAAACTCGCCCACCATGATCGTGATGGTGGGCCTGCCTGCCAGAGGGAAGACCTACATCTCCAAGAAGCTCACGCGCTACCTCAACTGGATAGGGGTCCCCACCAAGG TGTTCAATGTGGGTCAATATCGGAGGGATGCAGTACGAACGTACAAAAACTTTGAGTTTTTCCGTCCGGACAATGAAGAGGCCATGAAAATTCGCAG agcATGTGCTCTTTCTGCTCTGCAGGATGTTGGGACTTATTTCATGCAGGAGCATGGACAGGTGGCG GTGTTTGATGCCACCAACACCACTCGAGAAAGAAGGGAGGTCATCCTCAGCTATGCCAAAGACAATGGCTACAAG GTCTTTTTCATAGAGTCCATTTGTGATGATCCTGAAATCATCGCTGAGAACATCAAG CAAGTGAAGCTCAGCAGCCCAGACTATATCGACTGTGACAAGGAGGAGGCGGTGGCTGACTTCCTGAAGAGGATCGAGTGCTACAAGGTCACCTACGTCCCCCTGGACGACAACAAAGACAG TCATCTGTCCTACATAAAGATCTTTAACGTGGGCTCTCGGTACCTGGTGAACCGGGTGCAGGACCACATCCAGAGCCGCATCGTGTACTACCTGATGAACATCCACGTCACGCCGCGCACCATCTACCTGTGTCGCCACGGCGAGAGCGAGCTCAACCTCCTGGGCCGGATTGGTGGGGACTCGGGGCTGTCCCCACATGGTAGCCAG TTTGCTGCTGCCCTCGGGAGGTACATCAAGAGTCAGAACATCCCAGACCTGAAGGTCTGGACGAGTCACATGAAACGCACCATCCAGACAGCCGAGGCCCTGCGTGTTCCCTACGAGCAGTGGAAAGCACTCAACGAGATAGATGCG GGCGTCTGTGAGGAGCTGACCTACGAGGAGATCCAGGCAAACTACCCCGAGGAGTTTGCCCTGAGGGACCAGGACAAGTACCGCTACCGCTACCCCaagggagag TCGTACGAGGACCTGGTGCAGCGGCTGGAGCCGGTCATCATGGAGCTGGAGCGGCAGGAGAACGTGCTGGTCACCTGCCATCAGGCCGTCATGCGCTGCCTGCTCGCCTACTTCCTGGACAAGAGCGCGG AGGAGCTGCCCTACCTGAAGTGTCCCCTAcacacagtcctgaagctcacaCCAGTCGCTTATG ggTGTAAGGTGGAGTCTGTGTTTCTGAACGTGGAGGCGGTGAACACCCATAGAGACAGGCCTGCG AACGTGGACGTCGACCGAGAGCCAGAGGAGGCACTTCTGACCGTTCCAGACCACATCtag
- the si:dkey-96f10.1 gene encoding 6-phosphofructo-2-kinase/fructose-2,6-bisphosphatase isoform X2 yields the protein MNGTLITQAMAEPPSIGERVPRFQRPHASVPQFTNSPTMIVMVGLPARGKTYISKKLTRYLNWIGVPTKVFNVGQYRRDAVRTYKNFEFFRPDNEEAMKIRRACALSALQDVGTYFMQEHGQVAVFDATNTTRERREVILSYAKDNGYKVFFIESICDDPEIIAENIKQVKLSSPDYIDCDKEEAVADFLKRIECYKVTYVPLDDNKDSHLSYIKIFNVGSRYLVNRVQDHIQSRIVYYLMNIHVTPRTIYLCRHGESELNLLGRIGGDSGLSPHGSQFAAALGRYIKSQNIPDLKVWTSHMKRTIQTAEALRVPYEQWKALNEIDAGVCEELTYEEIQANYPEEFALRDQDKYRYRYPKGESYEDLVQRLEPVIMELERQENVLVTCHQAVMRCLLAYFLDKSAEELPYLKCPLHTVLKLTPVAYGCKVESVFLNVEAVNTHRDRPADDEPAFCPMPPYRNARAKPMASPSPTRAPRLPDLGVTRLSLQVLRCPETSGRSIPQSFEINALFQQ from the exons ATGAACGGAACGCTTATTACGCAAGCAATGGCCGAGCCCCCCAGTATCGGCGAACGAGTGCCCCGTTTCCAGCGTCCACATG cctcTGTGCCGCAGTTCACAAACTCGCCCACCATGATCGTGATGGTGGGCCTGCCTGCCAGAGGGAAGACCTACATCTCCAAGAAGCTCACGCGCTACCTCAACTGGATAGGGGTCCCCACCAAGG TGTTCAATGTGGGTCAATATCGGAGGGATGCAGTACGAACGTACAAAAACTTTGAGTTTTTCCGTCCGGACAATGAAGAGGCCATGAAAATTCGCAG agcATGTGCTCTTTCTGCTCTGCAGGATGTTGGGACTTATTTCATGCAGGAGCATGGACAGGTGGCG GTGTTTGATGCCACCAACACCACTCGAGAAAGAAGGGAGGTCATCCTCAGCTATGCCAAAGACAATGGCTACAAG GTCTTTTTCATAGAGTCCATTTGTGATGATCCTGAAATCATCGCTGAGAACATCAAG CAAGTGAAGCTCAGCAGCCCAGACTATATCGACTGTGACAAGGAGGAGGCGGTGGCTGACTTCCTGAAGAGGATCGAGTGCTACAAGGTCACCTACGTCCCCCTGGACGACAACAAAGACAG TCATCTGTCCTACATAAAGATCTTTAACGTGGGCTCTCGGTACCTGGTGAACCGGGTGCAGGACCACATCCAGAGCCGCATCGTGTACTACCTGATGAACATCCACGTCACGCCGCGCACCATCTACCTGTGTCGCCACGGCGAGAGCGAGCTCAACCTCCTGGGCCGGATTGGTGGGGACTCGGGGCTGTCCCCACATGGTAGCCAG TTTGCTGCTGCCCTCGGGAGGTACATCAAGAGTCAGAACATCCCAGACCTGAAGGTCTGGACGAGTCACATGAAACGCACCATCCAGACAGCCGAGGCCCTGCGTGTTCCCTACGAGCAGTGGAAAGCACTCAACGAGATAGATGCG GGCGTCTGTGAGGAGCTGACCTACGAGGAGATCCAGGCAAACTACCCCGAGGAGTTTGCCCTGAGGGACCAGGACAAGTACCGCTACCGCTACCCCaagggagag TCGTACGAGGACCTGGTGCAGCGGCTGGAGCCGGTCATCATGGAGCTGGAGCGGCAGGAGAACGTGCTGGTCACCTGCCATCAGGCCGTCATGCGCTGCCTGCTCGCCTACTTCCTGGACAAGAGCGCGG AGGAGCTGCCCTACCTGAAGTGTCCCCTAcacacagtcctgaagctcacaCCAGTCGCTTATG ggTGTAAGGTGGAGTCTGTGTTTCTGAACGTGGAGGCGGTGAACACCCATAGAGACAGGCCTGCG GACGACGAGCCCGCGTTCTGCCCCATGCCCCCCTACCGCAACGCGCGGGCAAAGCCCATGGCAAGCCCCTCCCCCACCAGAGCCCCGCGCCTGCCGGACCTGGGGGTCACCCGTCTTAGCCTGCAGGTACTGCGGTGTCCAGAGACAAGTGGACGATCAATTCCACAATCGTTTGAAATTAACGCTTTGTTTCAACAATGA
- the si:dkey-96f10.1 gene encoding 6-phosphofructo-2-kinase/fructose-2,6-bisphosphatase isoform X1 — MSLKRTELTQNPLQKIWVPWMSSKLSRRRGSSVPQFTNSPTMIVMVGLPARGKTYISKKLTRYLNWIGVPTKVFNVGQYRRDAVRTYKNFEFFRPDNEEAMKIRRACALSALQDVGTYFMQEHGQVAVFDATNTTRERREVILSYAKDNGYKVFFIESICDDPEIIAENIKQVKLSSPDYIDCDKEEAVADFLKRIECYKVTYVPLDDNKDSHLSYIKIFNVGSRYLVNRVQDHIQSRIVYYLMNIHVTPRTIYLCRHGESELNLLGRIGGDSGLSPHGSQFAAALGRYIKSQNIPDLKVWTSHMKRTIQTAEALRVPYEQWKALNEIDAGVCEELTYEEIQANYPEEFALRDQDKYRYRYPKGESYEDLVQRLEPVIMELERQENVLVTCHQAVMRCLLAYFLDKSAEELPYLKCPLHTVLKLTPVAYGCKVESVFLNVEAVNTHRDRPADDEPAFCPMPPYRNARAKPMASPSPTRAPRLPDLGVTRLSLQVLRCPETSGRSIPQSFEINALFQQ, encoded by the exons ATGTCCCTCAAACGCACGGAGCTGACGCAGAATCCGCTGCAGAAGATATGGGTGCCTTGGATGAGCAGCAAGCTGAGCCGCCGGAGGGGGT cctcTGTGCCGCAGTTCACAAACTCGCCCACCATGATCGTGATGGTGGGCCTGCCTGCCAGAGGGAAGACCTACATCTCCAAGAAGCTCACGCGCTACCTCAACTGGATAGGGGTCCCCACCAAGG TGTTCAATGTGGGTCAATATCGGAGGGATGCAGTACGAACGTACAAAAACTTTGAGTTTTTCCGTCCGGACAATGAAGAGGCCATGAAAATTCGCAG agcATGTGCTCTTTCTGCTCTGCAGGATGTTGGGACTTATTTCATGCAGGAGCATGGACAGGTGGCG GTGTTTGATGCCACCAACACCACTCGAGAAAGAAGGGAGGTCATCCTCAGCTATGCCAAAGACAATGGCTACAAG GTCTTTTTCATAGAGTCCATTTGTGATGATCCTGAAATCATCGCTGAGAACATCAAG CAAGTGAAGCTCAGCAGCCCAGACTATATCGACTGTGACAAGGAGGAGGCGGTGGCTGACTTCCTGAAGAGGATCGAGTGCTACAAGGTCACCTACGTCCCCCTGGACGACAACAAAGACAG TCATCTGTCCTACATAAAGATCTTTAACGTGGGCTCTCGGTACCTGGTGAACCGGGTGCAGGACCACATCCAGAGCCGCATCGTGTACTACCTGATGAACATCCACGTCACGCCGCGCACCATCTACCTGTGTCGCCACGGCGAGAGCGAGCTCAACCTCCTGGGCCGGATTGGTGGGGACTCGGGGCTGTCCCCACATGGTAGCCAG TTTGCTGCTGCCCTCGGGAGGTACATCAAGAGTCAGAACATCCCAGACCTGAAGGTCTGGACGAGTCACATGAAACGCACCATCCAGACAGCCGAGGCCCTGCGTGTTCCCTACGAGCAGTGGAAAGCACTCAACGAGATAGATGCG GGCGTCTGTGAGGAGCTGACCTACGAGGAGATCCAGGCAAACTACCCCGAGGAGTTTGCCCTGAGGGACCAGGACAAGTACCGCTACCGCTACCCCaagggagag TCGTACGAGGACCTGGTGCAGCGGCTGGAGCCGGTCATCATGGAGCTGGAGCGGCAGGAGAACGTGCTGGTCACCTGCCATCAGGCCGTCATGCGCTGCCTGCTCGCCTACTTCCTGGACAAGAGCGCGG AGGAGCTGCCCTACCTGAAGTGTCCCCTAcacacagtcctgaagctcacaCCAGTCGCTTATG ggTGTAAGGTGGAGTCTGTGTTTCTGAACGTGGAGGCGGTGAACACCCATAGAGACAGGCCTGCG GACGACGAGCCCGCGTTCTGCCCCATGCCCCCCTACCGCAACGCGCGGGCAAAGCCCATGGCAAGCCCCTCCCCCACCAGAGCCCCGCGCCTGCCGGACCTGGGGGTCACCCGTCTTAGCCTGCAGGTACTGCGGTGTCCAGAGACAAGTGGACGATCAATTCCACAATCGTTTGAAATTAACGCTTTGTTTCAACAATGA